GACCCCGGCTCCCAGAATGATCCACACCTCATTGGCCGCCCAGAATGGCCCCACGGTGCCCAGCATCGTGCGACGATCACGCTCATTCCTGGCCAGGAACGGTTGCAGCATCCCCTCGCCGAAAGTAAAACCGTCCAGAAAGAAGTAGATGATGAATGTCAGGCCCACGAGGAAGAACCAGACTGTGGCGAGAATGCTCGGGGCTTCGCTCACGCGCGGCCTCCTTCCGACACGTATTTGGGCGCCGGCAGCGAGGGCGCTTCCACTTCCGGCTCGTGCATGCCTGCGCGCGCTGTGCGCGTCAGCAGGAAAACGTCCAGACTGATCAAGGTCAGGTACACCACCCAGAAGGACGCCAGCGACACGAACACCCACAGTGGGTTGAGGTCGCTCACGGCGTCCTGCGTTCGCAGCAGGCCCTGCACGATCCACGGTTGACGGCCCATCTCGGTGGTGATGAACCCACTGAAGTTGGCGAGGTGTGGGACCAGGGGCATCACCAGCAGCACGGGGTACAGCACGCCGGGATCATCAATCTTGCCGGTGCGCCAGCGCCAGACGTAGATCAGGCTGACGAGCAGCATGATGGCCCCCATCCCGATCATCACGCGAAAAGCCCAGTACACCGGCCAGACCCAGGGGATGTAGTTGCCGGGACCGTACCTGGCCTCGTATTCGGCCTGCAACTCCTTGATGCCCTTGGCCTTTTCGGTGAAGTTGTTAAACGCCAGGAAGGAACCCAGATACGGCAGGCTGATCTCAAACCTGTTTTCCCGCAGGCTGTTGCTGGGGAGGGCCACTAGGCTTTCGGGCATCCCAACGCCCTCGGGGGTCTCCCACAGCGCGCTGAAGGCGGCGTACTTCATGGGTTGATCGACAATCGCCGTCTGGCCCTGATAGTGCCCGGAGGCCAGGACCCCCACCGAGCCGAGGGCGGCCACCGTCAACGCCACCTTGAAGCTGCTGCGAAAGGCCTCAGGGTTGTGCCTGCGCCGCAGGTGATAGGCGCTGACCGCCAGCACGAAGAAGGCGGCCACCGTCAGACCGCCGGTAAAGATGTGCGAGAACCACTGCAGCCCCTTGGGATTGAAGACCACGGCCGAGAAGTCGGTCAGCACGGCGCGGCCACCGCGCAGTTCAAAACCCACCGGGTTTTGCATCCAGGCATTGGCGATGATAATCCAGTACGCGCTGATCGCCGTGCCAATCGCCACGATCCAGATGCTGGCGAGCGAAGCCCACGCTGGAATGCGGTCCTTGCCGAACCACCACAGCCCCAGGAAGGTGCTTTCCAGAAAAAAGGCCATCAGGACCTCCAGCGCGAGCGGCACGCCGAAGATGTTGCCCACGAAGGTGGAGAACCCCTGCCAGTTCATGCCGAACTGAAATTCCTGCACGATGCCCGTGACCACGCCCACCGCGAAGTTGATGAAGAACAGATGCCCGAAAAAGCGCGTCAGGTTCTCCAGTCTGGGATTCTTGCTGCGGTAGGCCATCGTTTGCAGAATGGCGATGATCAGGGCAAAGCCCACCGTGAACGGCACGAAGAAGTAGTGAAAGATGCTGGTGGTGGCGAACTGGAAACGCGACAGGTCCAGGGTGGACAGTCCAAAAATCTCGTTCATACGGCCTTCCTTTGGGAAACGGGGACAGTGGGGACGAGGTGGCCGCCGCGCAGGATCAGGTGGCGTTCGGCCAGGGCCAGCGGTGCGGCGCGGTGCGTTACGAGGAGCAGGGCGCGTCCGGCCCATTCGCGGGCGATGACAGCCAGGACCTGCGCTTCCAGCGTGGGGTCAAGATGCGCGGTGGGCTCGTCCAGGATCAGCAGGTCGGCGTCCTTGAGCAGAGCGCGGGCCAGGCTGACGCGGGCGCGCTCGCCCCCGCTGAGCAGCTGTCCGCCCTCCCCCACCCAGGCGTTCAGGTCCAGGTGCTCCAGACCGAGATCATGGAGGAGAGTCCTCAGCCGCTCGTCCGGGGCGTGATGATCGCCCAGCAACAGGTTCTCACGCAACGTGCCGTCCAACAGTGGGGCCTCTTGCTCATGGATGCTGAGCCGGGCCCGCAGCTCGGCGGGCGCGAGGCTTCGCAGATCGGCGCCGTTCATCGTCACCCGTCCGCTGTCCGGATCGAGGTCACGCGACAGCAGCCGCGCCAGGGTGGTCTTGCCGCCGCCGCTGGGGCCGGAGATGGCCAGCGTCTCGCCAGCCTGCAGTTCAAGGTTTACACCGTCCAGCATCGTGCGGCCCGTACGACTCACCGAGACCTGTTCAAGATTGATCCTGAACGGTCCGGCTGGAATGGATGCGGGCTGTTGGGGCGCGGTCACGGCGGGCGTCAGCGCCTCCAGCACGCGGCGGCGTTCCCCGGCCGCCCCGGCCACCGCGTCTGCCCCCGGCACAGCAGAAAGCGGCGCGGCGGCATCAAACGCAGCGGCGGCGGCCAGCACGATGCCGGCCAGCAGAATACCGCTTAGCTCGCCCGTACCCACCAGCCAGGCTCCACGCCACAGCACGCCGGTCACCGCAACGGCAAAGGCCAGTTCCTGCGCCAACGCCAGCCCGGCGCTCAGGCGGCCCAGTTCGCGGGCAACGTCTTCTGATCCCCACGCGAGTCTCGCCAGTTCCGGGGCGTGGTGGGCGGCTGCATTGTCCCCTCCCCCTGCAAGGGCGTCCAGCAGGCGGGCGGCGTGTTCGCGCGACACGGCCACGTCCTGGCGGGACAGTGCCGAGACCCGGCCCCGCACCGCCCACACGGCCCACACGCTGAGTAACAGGGGCACCACGGCCAGCAGGGCCAGGCCCACGTCCAGCCACACCAGTCCCCCCACCAACAAGGCCAGCACGCCCAGCAGCGCGGCCAGCGGCAGGCTGACGCGTAGGGTCCGGAACTGGGCGGCGTCTACATCCGTTCCGCCCCGCGACAGCAGATCGCCGCCGCGTTCGCGGGCCAGCAGATCGCGTCCGAAGCGGGACACGGTATCGAAAAGGCGCAGCCGCAACCCCTCACCCGCCTGCAAAGCAGCCGCGTGTCCGGTCAGGCGCTCGGCGTATCTCAGTCCGGCGCGCCCCAGGCCCAGGCCGCGCACCGCCGTCACCAGCAAGGTGAGGCTCAGGAAGTCGGGGGGCCGCAAGGCCGCGCGCGAGATCAGGACGCCGGAAGTCGCCGCCAGTCCCACCCCAGCGCAGGCGGCCAGGATGCCCAGCACGACCGGCAGGCGTAGCGGGGTCTGACGGGCAGCGCTCACGCAGCCACTTCCGGTTCTTGGGCGGGCGTGAGGCAGACGTCCAGCCAGCCCTGGGGCGCGGCGCGATGGGTCGCCAGAATCACTGTGCGGCCCCTGAAGGCCTGCTCGACGGCACGCATTACCCCGGACTCGCTCTCTGAGTCCAGATGCGCGGTGACCTCGTCCAGCAGGACCAGTCCCGCACCTGACAGCAACGCACGCGCCAGCGCCAGCCGTGCGGTCTCGCCGCCCGACAGCTGAACGCCGCCTTCGCCCAGCGGGGTCTGCCAGCCTTGCGGCAGGGCGTCCAGAACCGGAATCAGGCCGACGGCGGCCGCCGCAGCGCGCAATTCTGCCGTCGTCGCCTCTGGTCGCCACAGCCGCAGGTTCTCGGTGACGCTGGCGGCGATCAGGCGCGGATGTTGCGGCACGAAGGCCACGCGCGCCTGCCACCCGGCGGCGTCCAGCTGGTCCAGCTCAAGGCCATCCACCCGGATGTTCCCTGCGTGCGGCATATGCTTTCGCACGGCGTGCAGCAGGGTGGTCTTGCCGCTCCCGCTGGGACCACGCAGGGCGGCCAAGGAGCCCGGTGGCAGTTCCAGACTCAGCGGCACGGTTTCGGTGCCCACATCAGCGCGGGCCTCGGCAAAAAGCAGGTGTGGGACGCGCGGGCCAGCCTCCACCACGCCCGACGGCGCAACCTGAACGGCCAGCGTTTCCGCCAGTTGCTCCGCCAGCGGTTCGGCGTCCAGCGCGGCGTGACGGTCCGCGCCAAGTTGCCGGAGCGGGCCGAAAAATTCCGGCACCAGCATCAGGGCCGCCAGGGTGGGGGCCAACGTCGCCTCGCCGCCGAACAGACGGACGCCAATCCACACGGCGATGAGGGCTGTGGACAGCGTGGCCGCGAAGTCCATCACGAAACCGCTGAGAAAGGCCACCTTCAGGACCTTCAAGGTGGTTTCGCGGTGCTGCGCGGCGGACTGCCCCAGCACCCCCCGGTACGTGGCCACGGCGCCGAAGGCATGAAGCGTCGGGAGATTCCGCGTCAGGGTCAGCAACCGCGCCGAGAGGCGGGTGTGCGCTGTCCACTGACTCTGGGTGGCCGCGCGGGTGGCCAGCCCCACCAGCGCCAGAAACAGCACAGTCAAAGGCCCGGTCAGGAGCAGCAGTCCCGCTGTGGCAGGATCGAGCCAGAAGGTGGCCGCCAGCACCAGCACGAAGGCCAGCGCCGCGTGAACCGCTCCAGGCAGGTAGCGGGCGTAGTACGGCGTCAGGCGCGGGGCGAGTTCGGCGTCAAGCGCCGCCAGATCGGCCCCACGCCGCTGTGCCACGGCGACTGGCCCCAGCGCCAGGGCCTGACGGGTCAGCCGTTCGCGCCAGTAGCGGACACTGTGGGCGGCCAGCTGCTGCCCCGCCCATTCACGTCCGGCCCGGCCCAGCGCCCGCAGCACCAGCAGCGCACCAATGCAGACGAGCGTTCCCGCTCCATGCAAGGTTCCCTCCAGCAACGCTTCCGCCACCACCCGCGCGATTAGGAGAAAGGCCGCCACCGTCGCGCCCAGCCCCAGCAAACTGAAGCCTGCGCTGAAACCGAGCCGCCGCCTCACTGCTGGGGCTGCCGACAGAAGCCGCAGGGGGGAGGGGGGGGAGGAGGCCATATGCCAATCCTGCCGCCGACGGCGTAAAGTCTCAAGTGCGGGCGTCCCCTCTTGGGGTCACGCTTCCTTCAGCGTTGTCTGGCCCAGCAGAGCCATGCGGCGGCCTGGCGAAGGAAGGCTGAAGGTCCAGTTCTGATGGTTGTTCTGAATCCTGTGCCGAGCAGTCTCTGGGAAACACAGCTGAGCCGGCCCTCACCGTTTCAAGGCGCCCTGCCAGCCCCGTGCCCGGACCAGCTTCGCGGCCCGGACGGTGGCCTCGCGGTAAGCGGTACTCAGGCGGCCCGGATCGCGGCTCAGAAGTTCGGCGTCCAGGCGGGCATCCGGCATGCCTTCCAGTCCCGTCGGCGTGCGTGGGTCCGCTCTGCCCTCGCCGCTGAAGGTGCGGGCCAGTCCCTCGGCCAGCCAGCGTGGGATGCCGGGGGGCTGCGCCGTGTGGAACGCCTCGTGTCGGACGGTGGTGGGCAACAGGCCACGCTCGGCCAGGGCTGAGAGCCGCTGCGTACGAATCACGGCCCCCCGTGTGCTGGCCGCGATATTGGCAGGCTCCCCGGTACGGGCGGCGAAGTCCGCCGCGTTGCCCGCCGCCTCGATCCGTACATTTGCCGGCAGCTCCAGGCCCAGCCCCTTCAGGTCACGCGCCGCCGCGTCCCAGGCTTCGTAGACCGCTCCGAGTTGCTGGCGATCACGCGGGTCCGCGAAGATCACGCTCAGCCTGCCGTGTTGGACCTCAAAGGCGTGGGCGCCGGGGGGTAGGAGCATCAGCCATAAGAACGCCCCGCCAGCATGCTGGAGAAGCGCCCTCCTCGACAGTTTCTTCACCCCTTTCCCCTCACTGCCCCCGGTCCCGCACCGTGAACGTCGTCGCCGGGGCGTAGCCCTCCACTTCCGGGTCATACATCAAGAAGGCGTGGGTGGGCAGGGCCGTGAAGGTACCGGGGGTCTGGGCGCGCAGCAGGTAGGTCATCTTCCGCTCGCCCTTCAGGTAGTCGGCGTACAAGTCCACACGGTCATCGAGAAGGTCACGGCCCGCGTACCAATAGTTCCAGCTTTCCCAGCCGTATTCGTCGGGATCTTGCAGGCCCGCGATGCTCAGGCTGCGTTCGTCCAGCGCCTTCATGCCCGCCGGAATGGGATCGCTGACGATCAGGTAACGGGCCGCCTGGCCCACCGGCTGCACGCTGAGGGTCACCAGGATCAGGTCGCCCACCGTGACGGGCTGCATCTGCCCGCCCTTCAGAAGTGGCACGCGGCGGTAGGTGTAACGCTTGTTCCTGGCGTCCCAGACCGGCTCCAGGCGCTGGTACTGGCGGCTCAGGCGAACGCCCCGGCTGGCGTCACCCCTGAGTTCGGCGGGTTCGCGGCTGTAGTGGAGCTGGGTGCTGAAGGTCAGCCCCGCAGGGGCGCCCCGCAACGTCACGGTGTGCGGGCCGGGCTTCAGGGTGCGAGCATCAATCTTGAGGGTGGCCGCTTCCTGGCCGCCCAGGGTGGCCTGCCCGGCAGCCTTCCCGTCCAGCAGGGCGCTCACGTCGCCGCCCACCCCTTTCGCGGGTTTGAGGGCCAGCGCCGCGATGATTACGTTGGTGGTGTCCTGGGTGGACAGCCATTTCGGGCCGCGCCGGTTGGACAGCAGCCACTGCGAGACGCCAGAGATCAGGGCGCTGTTCGGTTCCAGGGTGGCGACGGCTTCGAGCGCCCTGGCCGTGACCTGAATGCTGTTGTCATCCCAGAAGTTGGACCACGAGTCGCCGCCATCCCGTCTGGGTGTTTCCCAGTGCAGCAGAGCGCCACCCTGCGTGCCCATTCGCCGGGCTTTCAGGCGGTCCAGCACGTCGCGGGCGGCCTGGCGCTGCCCGGTCCGATTCAGAGCCAGCGCCGTTTCGGCCAGCGCGTAGGGTTCCAGATCCTTGCGGCGCGCGAAGGAGGCCAGCTGTCCCTGATCCACTTTCCCGGCGTCAGCCAGGGCACGGTAGGCGCTGGCGCGCTCGGCCTGCCTGCCCTTCGGATTGGGCACGTTCCTGGCGAGGTACTGCAGGCCGCTGTACAGCATGTTGTTGTTGACCTTGACGCCCAGCCGCTTGGCGCGCAGCAGGCCCTCCACCACGTAGGCGCTCATCTCCAGCGTGCTGTCGTCGTACTGCCAGAAGTTCCAGCCGCCGTCCTCGTGCTGGAACAGCTCCAATCTGGCCAGCCCCGCGCTGACAATGTCGGGCAGGTCCCCCGCCACACCCTGCGGCAGGGCGGCGCTGCCCAGATTTTCCTGCGCCAGCAGAGCGGGCAGAAAGCGGCTCATGGTCTGCTCGGTGCAGCCGTAGGGATAGCCCACCAGATACTCCAGCGCGGGGGCAACGGCGGACAGCAGCGACGGCGTGAGACTCACGCTCAGGTCCAGCGTTCCCAGATTGGCGTCGCTGGGAACGTTGAACCTGACGCTGGGGCTGGACGCGCTGCCCACGGCGGTCTGCGTGACCTCGTAACCCCTGGCTTTGACCGGGAGCGGAAGCTTGAGGGCGTCATTGCCCGAGCCGGTGCGGGCGGTGAAGGTCACGTTCGCCGTGCCGACCTGGCCCGCCCGAACCTGCAAGTCGGTGCGGACACGCCCATTTGCGGCCACGTTCAGCGGCGTGCCGCCCGCTTTCAGGGCCGCCCCGCCCAGCGGGCTCAGCCCATTGAGGACCGCGCTGGCCGTCCCGGTCACCGGGCGGTTCAGCGTGTTGTTCACGATGCCCGAGAGCGTCACCGTATCGCCGCGGACCAGGAAGGTGGGCAGGCTCAGGCGGGCGATCACGTCCCTGGTGGTCATGGTGGTGGCAACGGCCTGTCCAAAGCGCGGCAACCCCGTCTGGGCACGGGCGGTGGCCACCCAGGTGGTGAGGTTGTCGGGGAACCTGACTGAGACCTCGGCGTGGCCCTGCGCGTCGGTCAGAAGCCTGGGCAGCCACAGAATGGTGTCCTTGAAGTCCTGACGTGGCGTGATCGGGTCGGCGCTGGCGGCGTCAGCGGCCTTCGATTGCTTGTCCTGCGCGAAGGCGGGCCTGGATTCCATCGGTCTGGGGGCGGAGGCCACATCGCCCACCTGCGAGAAGGAGAAGTTGAGGCTGGAATCGGTCCCCACCGCGTTGCTGCGCGGCGAGTCGAAGACCTGGGACAATGGGGTGGAAGTGTCACGCTGCACCAGATAGATGGCCTGGTCCACCACGGCCAGCGCCACTTCCCCCGCCACGCCCTGGCCATCGGCGGTCTGCAGGTCCACGCTGAGTTTGCCGGTGTCGCCCGGCGCGTAGCGGGCCTTTTCCGGCGTGACCCTGACCGTCAGGGCCGCGCCCACACGGGGAACCTTCACGCGGGCGTCGTTGCTATAGAACTGGCCGTCACTGAGGGTGGCCGCCGCGACATAAATGTTGGGAGACATGTCCGCCGTCACCGGGAAGCGGTATGTCAGCACCGCACCCGTGCCGCGCAGCACCACAGAGTTGCGTAGTCTGTCACCCTCCAGCGTCACCAGCACCGGTGCCCCGGGCCTGGGATTGCCCACCAGCACAGTGGCGGTGTCGCCGGGAGCGTAGCTCTTGCGGTCCAGTTGCACGGTCAGGTCGCGGTAGTTCCAGCCGTAGTCCTCGCCGGGCTTGAGCACCCAGACGAAATTCTCGAAGGTACTCGTGCGGCCCTGCGCGTCCTTAACTGTGGCTCGCACCAGGTACCCGCCCCCGCGTGGGGTGGATAGGGTGGTGCTGGCCGTGCCCGCCGCGCCCGTCCGCACCTGGGAGTGAGCCAGCCGCGTCTCGCTCAGCACCCAGATCCCCTTCTTCCTGTCGTAATCGTAATTCTGGCGGATCAGGTCCAGGGTCACGGGCGCGGCGCGACCCACGTCCTTCAGGTCACGGGTGTCCAGCGACACCCGGATTGGTTTGCCCGCGTCGTAGACGTAGCCGTCGGTGGTGGCCTCCACCTTCAGGCTGGCGGGAAAGGCGATCACCTGCGTCGCTGCGCTGACCGTGCGGCGCGATTCGTCCTCCACCTCGGCCTCAATGCGGTAGCTGACCGGCTGGCCCTCCGGGTCACGCGCCAGCGGCAAGCTCAGGTCCAGATCACCGTTTGCGTTCAGGCGAGTTTCCTCCTGAATCACGAGGTCTGAGCCGTAATCGCGGCCCTCGCTCTCGGGCGGCAGGGAATCGCTGTCGAAACCGGGCGGGTAGTACGGCGCGCGGGTCACGTTGTAGTTGACCCTGGCCCCCCCCAGGTTGCCGCCGAACAGGTAACGGGCCGAGATGCGAACATTGACCTTCTCGCCCTGCACGGCGCGTTTGCGGTCCGGCGAGAGCGTGACCGCGTATTCGGGCTTCTGGTAGGCCTCCACCTGAAAACTGCCGCCAATATCGCTCTGGCCGTCCCCAGCGGCATTCCGCGGCGCCAGCGAGAAAGAATACTCGCCGAGCTTCGCCCCAGCCGGCAGGTCCAGCCCGGCGTCCAGCGAACCCAGCGCATTGGTGGTCAGCGTCTTGCGGTACACCTCATCGCCGTCCGGGGACTGGATGGTGACGCGCACGGGCGTGTTCGCCAGCGGCGTCAGCTGGCCGGCCTGCCGCAGCACCGCCTTGAAGTCCACATGCTGGCCGGGCCGGTAGATCGGGCGGTCCGTGTACACGTAACCGCGCACCAGGGGGGCCGCGTAGCTGTTCCAGTACGCCCCGCTGATGGCCCAGTCGTTGCCGTAGCGCGCCAGAAAGGTTTCCTGGGTGGCCGTGGCGCTGGCCTTCGTCTTAAAGCGGGCCACGCCGTCGGCACTCGCCAGCACCGGGGCCACTCCTTGGGATGGGCCTCCCAGCGTCCACACCCGCGCCGCCCGCGTCCGGCCATTCTCACGGTCGGCCGTGTAGGTCAGGGCCTGTCCGGCATCGCGCTTGACCACCAGCCCCAGATTGCTGACCAGCACCACCGCGCCCAGGCTGCCCGTCCCCACCACATACACGCCGCTGGGCAGCCTGCCGAAGTCCAGGGGCTGGTCCCGCTTCCTCAGGGTGACGGTGCGGATCGGTGCGCTGCGGCCCACAGCAGCCAGCCTGGGTTCATGCGGGTCGGGCGAGGCGGCGAACAGGGCTGCCGGATCGGACACCTTGCGGAGCGTAAACACCGTCCCGGGAGGCGCGTAAACCTCTACCCTGACCGGCTGACCGCTCCTGTACACCCCACCATAGATCGAGACCTCGCGCTGGGCCGAGGCCAGCCCCACCAGCAACAATCCTGACAACACCACGCCCCGCGTCCACCGTCGCTTCATGTTCGCCCCTTCCTGCCTCTGCCGTGCGTGAATGGAGATTTGCCTGGACAGATTGTGTCATTTCCTGCCTTGATCGGGGAAGTCCTGACCGCGCAGTGGACCGCCGGTTCGCCCAGCATGCGCCGAAGCGGCAGGGAGTGTGTGGGCTCACTCACCCAGGACGAATTAGCCGGGGACCGGACCTTCGCCCCTGGCATCGCCACGGTCCAGGACCGCCCGCGCCGTCATCTCGTCCACGATCAGGCGGCGCATCAGGCGGCCCTCCAGCGCGGCCTGAAGGGCGGCGGCCTTGCCCAGCCCGCTGACCACGCACAGCGAGTCGCTGGCGTCCCGGATCAGCTCCAAGGGCGGGCCGCTGGCACGGGCGTTCAGGGAAAGGCCCGCGTCGCTGCCGTCCGCCCGGTAGAAGACGGTGCCGATATCCCCCACCGCCCCCTCGGCTGCCAGGACGGCCATGTCACCACTGTCCAGATAACCGGCGCTGTAGACGTGACTGGGAATGGACGCCGTGTGGCTGCCCACCGAGTAGATCAGCAGGTCGGCGTTTTCCTGCAACTCGAGCACGTGCCGGACACTGCGCTCGCGCCACATGGCCCGCTTGGTGTCTGGATCGTCGAAGAAGGTCGGCACCGGAAACAGCTGCGCCCCCGCCGTGAAGTTGCGGGCAAAGCGCAGGATCGTGTCGGTTACGAAGCCGCTCATGAAATCTGCCGCATTGGCCGAGCCGTTGAGTTGCACGAAGGTCAGTTCTGGGACGGGCCGGGGAAGCAGGGCGTGGCTCACAGCGCTCATGGTGGTGCCCCACGCCAGCCCCACCGTCATGCCGGGGCGCAGCAGTTCGCCCAGCGCGGCGGCAGCGGCCGCAGCCGTGCGGTCGAGCCACACGTCCTCGGCACTGCCCTGCGGCACGCCGACCACTTGGACGTTCAGGAACGGGTAGCGGGACTTCAAGCGGGCCTCAAGCTCCTGCGCTTGGCCTTCGGGGTCGTGAATGCGAATTTCGACCAGACCGCGGCGGCGGGCGTGGGACAGCAGGCGTGAGACCTTGGGCCGCGACAGCCCCAGTTCAGCGGCAATCGCATTGGTGGTCAGTCCCTGGACGTAATACAGGCGGGCCACCTGAACGGCCTGGACGTCCTGGCTGACAGAAATAGTACGGTCGCGGGACATGCAGGGGCCAGCATACGCCGCTCTTCCGGATCAGGTGACCGGCATGGACCGCGACAGGGAGCAGCCAACAGCAGGTTGCACATCTGTTCAGCAGGCCATATCATCTGTTCAATCGTGACGCGCTCTCCGCAGCGCAATGATCCGTCTGGATGGCCGGGGAGTACGAGAGGTTCCAGACGACAGCCCATCACTGCCCAGGCAGCCCGTCCTGGCAGGCCACAGGAGAAGCGCGAATCGATGACCCAGTACATTCTGTCTCTCGACCAGGGCACCACCAGCAGCCGCGCCATCGTCTTTGATCACGCCGGCCAGATCCGGGCGCGGGCACAGAAGGAATTCCGGCAAATCTTCCCCCGGCCCGGCTGGGTGGAACACGACGCGGACGAGATCTGGAGCACCCAGAGCGGCGTGATGCAGGAGGCCCTGAGCAGCGCCGGAATCCGCGCCTCGGACCTGGCGGCCATCGGAATCACCAACCAGCGCGAGACGGTGGTGGTCTGGGACCGCCGGAGCGGTCAACCCGTCTACCACGCCATCGTCTGGCAGGACCGCCGCACCGC
The genomic region above belongs to Deinococcus humi and contains:
- a CDS encoding cytochrome ubiquinol oxidase subunit I → MNEIFGLSTLDLSRFQFATTSIFHYFFVPFTVGFALIIAILQTMAYRSKNPRLENLTRFFGHLFFINFAVGVVTGIVQEFQFGMNWQGFSTFVGNIFGVPLALEVLMAFFLESTFLGLWWFGKDRIPAWASLASIWIVAIGTAISAYWIIIANAWMQNPVGFELRGGRAVLTDFSAVVFNPKGLQWFSHIFTGGLTVAAFFVLAVSAYHLRRRHNPEAFRSSFKVALTVAALGSVGVLASGHYQGQTAIVDQPMKYAAFSALWETPEGVGMPESLVALPSNSLRENRFEISLPYLGSFLAFNNFTEKAKGIKELQAEYEARYGPGNYIPWVWPVYWAFRVMIGMGAIMLLVSLIYVWRWRTGKIDDPGVLYPVLLVMPLVPHLANFSGFITTEMGRQPWIVQGLLRTQDAVSDLNPLWVFVSLASFWVVYLTLISLDVFLLTRTARAGMHEPEVEAPSLPAPKYVSEGGRA
- the cydC gene encoding thiol reductant ABC exporter subunit CydC, which produces MSAARQTPLRLPVVLGILAACAGVGLAATSGVLISRAALRPPDFLSLTLLVTAVRGLGLGRAGLRYAERLTGHAAALQAGEGLRLRLFDTVSRFGRDLLARERGGDLLSRGGTDVDAAQFRTLRVSLPLAALLGVLALLVGGLVWLDVGLALLAVVPLLLSVWAVWAVRGRVSALSRQDVAVSREHAARLLDALAGGGDNAAAHHAPELARLAWGSEDVARELGRLSAGLALAQELAFAVAVTGVLWRGAWLVGTGELSGILLAGIVLAAAAAFDAAAPLSAVPGADAVAGAAGERRRVLEALTPAVTAPQQPASIPAGPFRINLEQVSVSRTGRTMLDGVNLELQAGETLAISGPSGGGKTTLARLLSRDLDPDSGRVTMNGADLRSLAPAELRARLSIHEQEAPLLDGTLRENLLLGDHHAPDERLRTLLHDLGLEHLDLNAWVGEGGQLLSGGERARVSLARALLKDADLLILDEPTAHLDPTLEAQVLAVIAREWAGRALLLVTHRAAPLALAERHLILRGGHLVPTVPVSQRKAV
- the cydD gene encoding thiol reductant ABC exporter subunit CydD; the protein is MASSPPSPLRLLSAAPAVRRRLGFSAGFSLLGLGATVAAFLLIARVVAEALLEGTLHGAGTLVCIGALLVLRALGRAGREWAGQQLAAHSVRYWRERLTRQALALGPVAVAQRRGADLAALDAELAPRLTPYYARYLPGAVHAALAFVLVLAATFWLDPATAGLLLLTGPLTVLFLALVGLATRAATQSQWTAHTRLSARLLTLTRNLPTLHAFGAVATYRGVLGQSAAQHRETTLKVLKVAFLSGFVMDFAATLSTALIAVWIGVRLFGGEATLAPTLAALMLVPEFFGPLRQLGADRHAALDAEPLAEQLAETLAVQVAPSGVVEAGPRVPHLLFAEARADVGTETVPLSLELPPGSLAALRGPSGSGKTTLLHAVRKHMPHAGNIRVDGLELDQLDAAGWQARVAFVPQHPRLIAASVTENLRLWRPEATTAELRAAAAAVGLIPVLDALPQGWQTPLGEGGVQLSGGETARLALARALLSGAGLVLLDEVTAHLDSESESGVMRAVEQAFRGRTVILATHRAAPQGWLDVCLTPAQEPEVAA
- a CDS encoding alpha-2-macroglobulin family protein — translated: MKRRWTRGVVLSGLLLVGLASAQREVSIYGGVYRSGQPVRVEVYAPPGTVFTLRKVSDPAALFAASPDPHEPRLAAVGRSAPIRTVTLRKRDQPLDFGRLPSGVYVVGTGSLGAVVLVSNLGLVVKRDAGQALTYTADRENGRTRAARVWTLGGPSQGVAPVLASADGVARFKTKASATATQETFLARYGNDWAISGAYWNSYAAPLVRGYVYTDRPIYRPGQHVDFKAVLRQAGQLTPLANTPVRVTIQSPDGDEVYRKTLTTNALGSLDAGLDLPAGAKLGEYSFSLAPRNAAGDGQSDIGGSFQVEAYQKPEYAVTLSPDRKRAVQGEKVNVRISARYLFGGNLGGARVNYNVTRAPYYPPGFDSDSLPPESEGRDYGSDLVIQEETRLNANGDLDLSLPLARDPEGQPVSYRIEAEVEDESRRTVSAATQVIAFPASLKVEATTDGYVYDAGKPIRVSLDTRDLKDVGRAAPVTLDLIRQNYDYDRKKGIWVLSETRLAHSQVRTGAAGTASTTLSTPRGGGYLVRATVKDAQGRTSTFENFVWVLKPGEDYGWNYRDLTVQLDRKSYAPGDTATVLVGNPRPGAPVLVTLEGDRLRNSVVLRGTGAVLTYRFPVTADMSPNIYVAAATLSDGQFYSNDARVKVPRVGAALTVRVTPEKARYAPGDTGKLSVDLQTADGQGVAGEVALAVVDQAIYLVQRDTSTPLSQVFDSPRSNAVGTDSSLNFSFSQVGDVASAPRPMESRPAFAQDKQSKAADAASADPITPRQDFKDTILWLPRLLTDAQGHAEVSVRFPDNLTTWVATARAQTGLPRFGQAVATTMTTRDVIARLSLPTFLVRGDTVTLSGIVNNTLNRPVTGTASAVLNGLSPLGGAALKAGGTPLNVAANGRVRTDLQVRAGQVGTANVTFTARTGSGNDALKLPLPVKARGYEVTQTAVGSASSPSVRFNVPSDANLGTLDLSVSLTPSLLSAVAPALEYLVGYPYGCTEQTMSRFLPALLAQENLGSAALPQGVAGDLPDIVSAGLARLELFQHEDGGWNFWQYDDSTLEMSAYVVEGLLRAKRLGVKVNNNMLYSGLQYLARNVPNPKGRQAERASAYRALADAGKVDQGQLASFARRKDLEPYALAETALALNRTGQRQAARDVLDRLKARRMGTQGGALLHWETPRRDGGDSWSNFWDDNSIQVTARALEAVATLEPNSALISGVSQWLLSNRRGPKWLSTQDTTNVIIAALALKPAKGVGGDVSALLDGKAAGQATLGGQEAATLKIDARTLKPGPHTVTLRGAPAGLTFSTQLHYSREPAELRGDASRGVRLSRQYQRLEPVWDARNKRYTYRRVPLLKGGQMQPVTVGDLILVTLSVQPVGQAARYLIVSDPIPAGMKALDERSLSIAGLQDPDEYGWESWNYWYAGRDLLDDRVDLYADYLKGERKMTYLLRAQTPGTFTALPTHAFLMYDPEVEGYAPATTFTVRDRGQ
- a CDS encoding sugar-binding transcriptional regulator, with amino-acid sequence MSRDRTISVSQDVQAVQVARLYYVQGLTTNAIAAELGLSRPKVSRLLSHARRRGLVEIRIHDPEGQAQELEARLKSRYPFLNVQVVGVPQGSAEDVWLDRTAAAAAAALGELLRPGMTVGLAWGTTMSAVSHALLPRPVPELTFVQLNGSANAADFMSGFVTDTILRFARNFTAGAQLFPVPTFFDDPDTKRAMWRERSVRHVLELQENADLLIYSVGSHTASIPSHVYSAGYLDSGDMAVLAAEGAVGDIGTVFYRADGSDAGLSLNARASGPPLELIRDASDSLCVVSGLGKAAALQAALEGRLMRRLIVDEMTARAVLDRGDARGEGPVPG